In one Neobacillus sp. CF12 genomic region, the following are encoded:
- a CDS encoding SLC13 family permease, which yields MKESVLIQNKRRIKFNLSFLKKDMIFTISFVLAMGTSLFQSPKIEYLNFPVLISLFNLMLAIKAFEELRVLDKFAISLLNKCSNSKSVSAILISLCFFSSMVVTNDVALLTFVPLTLVISRKTKLPMMETIILQTIAANIGSSLTPMGNPQNLFIYSFYLLNPIAFFMTVLPLAILGIISLYFFMRRLKKKDLKIEIAPIQIIEPKKTVIWGIIIVIIIASIFGIIHYQVAFIITLMAVVILNRKLLFKIDYLLLLTFICFFIFVGNISNTSAVHTLASASLKDSASIYFSSILLSQFISNVPASILLAEFTPNWKPLLLGVNIGGLGTIIASMASVISYKLYVHSYPNEGKKYLLKFSLYNFSFLAFLTLIPYVILKILKIF from the coding sequence GTGAAAGAGTCTGTATTAATTCAAAATAAAAGAAGAATCAAGTTTAATCTAAGTTTTCTTAAAAAAGACATGATTTTTACCATTTCTTTTGTTTTAGCAATGGGAACCAGTTTGTTCCAATCTCCAAAAATTGAATATCTAAATTTTCCCGTATTGATTAGTTTATTTAACCTGATGCTAGCCATCAAGGCTTTCGAGGAATTAAGAGTATTAGACAAATTCGCTATTTCGCTTTTAAATAAATGCAGTAATAGTAAATCAGTTTCAGCCATTCTTATATCGTTATGCTTTTTCAGCTCCATGGTTGTTACAAACGATGTGGCATTACTTACATTCGTTCCGCTAACCCTTGTAATTAGCAGGAAAACGAAACTGCCTATGATGGAAACAATTATATTACAAACAATCGCTGCAAATATCGGCAGCAGTCTAACACCCATGGGAAATCCGCAAAATTTGTTTATTTATTCTTTTTACTTATTAAATCCAATTGCCTTTTTCATGACGGTTCTGCCACTAGCTATTCTGGGAATCATTTCTTTATATTTCTTCATGCGAAGACTTAAAAAAAAGGATTTAAAGATAGAAATCGCACCGATTCAGATTATAGAACCAAAGAAAACGGTCATATGGGGCATAATTATAGTTATCATCATCGCCTCCATTTTTGGTATAATCCATTACCAAGTTGCATTTATAATCACATTAATGGCTGTTGTGATTTTAAATCGTAAGCTTTTGTTTAAAATTGATTATTTGCTATTGTTAACCTTTATCTGTTTTTTTATTTTTGTGGGGAATATATCCAACACAAGTGCCGTCCATACACTGGCAAGTGCTAGTTTGAAAGACTCTGCATCCATATATTTCAGTTCTATTCTTTTAAGCCAATTTATAAGTAATGTCCCTGCCTCCATCCTTTTGGCAGAATTCACACCAAATTGGAAACCATTATTATTGGGAGTAAATATTGGGGGACTTGGTACCATTATTGCTTCGATGGCAAGTGTGATTTCCTATAAATTGTATGTTCATTCCTATCCAAACGAAGGTAAAAAATATTTACTAAAGTTTAGCTTATACAACTTTTCTTTTTTAGCTTTTTTAACATTGATTCCATATGTAATTTTAAAAATCCTAAAAATATTCTAA
- a CDS encoding phosphatidylglycerol lysyltransferase domain-containing protein, translating into MLDTPFWYFSILFLVFVTFYKIYKLKVNNRISPSNIDSQLDSVISFLEENGGNHISHLILLQDKDVYWAVEEQVLIVFKRIGNKLVVLGDPIGAESLISKSIKEFQEYSASKGLKPIFYQISPRFMHLYHDTGYRFFKLGEEGIVNLHNFSIEGKQGAKLRTRLNKFARNSFTFNVIMPPYSKTLLSELKGISDSWLGNQKEKGFSVVSFSEEYVSCFPIALLNDPTGKVVAFATLATDHKKSITIDLMRKFPDSPHGTMDVLFIQIFKWAKEHGYQNCSLGMAPLSNVGDCKYSFKSEKLIRLAYLHGNTMYNFKGLKEFKNKFASGWEPKYLAYRKTFLPVVIIQLLLLVNSTPHPKNIVDKIKYLMKKTG; encoded by the coding sequence ATAGGATATCTCCTAGTAATATAGATTCCCAATTAGACAGCGTCATTTCATTCCTAGAAGAAAATGGCGGAAATCATATTTCCCATCTTATTTTGTTGCAGGATAAGGATGTATATTGGGCTGTAGAAGAACAAGTGTTAATTGTTTTTAAGCGAATAGGAAATAAATTAGTTGTTCTAGGTGACCCGATAGGTGCAGAATCTTTAATTTCTAAGTCTATCAAAGAATTTCAGGAGTACAGTGCAAGTAAGGGACTTAAGCCGATATTCTATCAAATCAGCCCACGATTCATGCATTTATATCATGATACTGGCTATCGTTTCTTTAAATTAGGGGAAGAAGGAATTGTAAATCTCCACAATTTTTCGATCGAGGGGAAGCAGGGTGCTAAATTACGAACTAGGTTGAATAAATTTGCTCGTAATTCTTTTACGTTTAATGTAATCATGCCGCCTTATTCTAAGACTTTACTTTCAGAGCTAAAAGGAATATCAGATTCGTGGTTAGGGAACCAAAAGGAAAAAGGATTCTCAGTCGTTTCATTTAGCGAGGAATATGTTTCTTGTTTTCCTATCGCGCTATTAAATGACCCAACCGGGAAGGTAGTTGCTTTTGCTACACTTGCAACTGATCACAAAAAATCAATCACCATCGACTTAATGAGAAAATTTCCAGATAGCCCACATGGAACGATGGATGTTTTGTTTATTCAAATCTTTAAGTGGGCAAAAGAACACGGGTACCAGAATTGTAGCTTAGGAATGGCGCCACTTTCAAACGTAGGAGATTGCAAATACTCCTTCAAAAGTGAAAAACTGATTCGACTAGCCTACCTGCACGGTAATACAATGTACAACTTCAAAGGACTCAAAGAATTTAAAAACAAATTCGCAAGCGGTTGGGAGCCTAAGTACCTGGCTTACAGAAAAACCTTCCTGCCAGTTGTCATCATCCAACTATTGCTCCTGGTCAACAGCACACCACATCCAAAAAACATCGTAGACAAAATCAAATACCTAATGAAAAAAACAGGATAA
- a CDS encoding alanine/glycine:cation symporter family protein, whose amino-acid sequence MFEQFVATINSYLWSAPLIIFICAVGLYFSVRTRFLQIRHVKEMVRLLFSGKSSNEGVSSFQALAMSLSGRIGVGNIAGTATGIAFGGPGAVFWMWVITFIGAASAFVESTLAQIYKEKQDGEYRGGPAFYIEKGLGWKWFAVIFAIATLLAMAVLMPGIQANAIAEGVSNAFGIESSITGLVVVLLMGLIIFGGVKRIARVAEFLVPFMAAGYLLVAIAIIAMNFDRIPEVFTLIFKSAFGAEGMFGGILGSTIMWGVKRGLYANEAGQGTGAHPAAAAEVSHPAKQGLVQAFSIYLDVFLIVTATAFMILFTNSYNTVNEKTGEVLVENLKGVESGPAYTQAAVDTIIPGFGSGFIALALFCFAFTTIFAYYYIAETNLAYLVKGKHRKLAMTILKFILLGSTFYGSVKTAETAWAMGDIGLGIMVWLNLIAILLLFKPANIALKDYEEQLKQGLDPEFNSTKLGIKNAEFWANGYKTDKKDERKRAAN is encoded by the coding sequence ATGTTTGAACAATTTGTTGCTACCATTAACAGTTATTTATGGAGCGCACCTCTCATCATCTTTATTTGTGCTGTTGGATTGTACTTTAGCGTGCGGACAAGATTTCTGCAGATTCGTCATGTAAAGGAAATGGTTCGTCTACTATTTTCTGGAAAAAGCTCCAATGAGGGTGTCTCTTCCTTTCAAGCATTGGCAATGTCTTTATCAGGCCGTATTGGAGTCGGGAATATTGCCGGAACAGCAACGGGAATTGCCTTCGGCGGGCCCGGAGCTGTATTTTGGATGTGGGTGATCACCTTTATCGGAGCCGCTTCGGCTTTTGTTGAATCCACCCTAGCTCAAATCTATAAAGAAAAGCAAGATGGAGAGTATCGAGGCGGTCCTGCCTTCTATATTGAAAAGGGACTTGGGTGGAAATGGTTTGCCGTTATTTTTGCTATTGCAACACTCCTCGCAATGGCTGTACTCATGCCAGGTATTCAGGCGAATGCAATTGCTGAAGGTGTTAGCAATGCTTTTGGAATTGAAAGTTCCATTACTGGTTTAGTAGTTGTCTTACTTATGGGACTTATTATTTTTGGCGGCGTTAAGCGGATCGCGAGAGTTGCGGAATTTCTCGTTCCTTTTATGGCGGCCGGATATTTACTTGTCGCCATAGCGATCATCGCGATGAATTTCGATAGAATTCCAGAAGTATTTACTCTGATTTTTAAAAGTGCATTTGGCGCTGAGGGAATGTTCGGTGGTATTCTCGGTTCAACCATTATGTGGGGTGTAAAACGTGGTTTATATGCAAATGAAGCAGGACAAGGAACAGGTGCTCACCCTGCAGCTGCCGCAGAAGTATCACACCCGGCAAAACAAGGACTAGTCCAAGCATTTTCCATTTATCTAGATGTGTTCCTAATCGTTACTGCGACTGCTTTTATGATTTTATTTACAAATTCGTACAATACAGTAAATGAAAAAACTGGGGAAGTCTTAGTGGAGAATCTTAAAGGAGTTGAAAGTGGTCCTGCTTACACTCAAGCAGCCGTTGATACAATTATTCCAGGATTCGGATCAGGATTTATTGCGTTGGCTCTATTCTGCTTTGCCTTCACGACGATTTTTGCTTATTACTATATCGCAGAAACCAATCTTGCTTATTTAGTTAAGGGTAAACATAGAAAATTAGCAATGACCATTTTAAAATTTATTCTATTAGGTTCTACTTTCTATGGATCAGTAAAGACTGCCGAGACAGCTTGGGCAATGGGTGATATCGGACTTGGAATCATGGTATGGTTGAACTTAATCGCAATTCTTTTATTATTCAAACCAGCGAATATTGCTCTAAAGGATTATGAAGAGCAGCTGAAGCAAGGCTTAGACCCTGAATTTAATTCTACTAAATTAGGTATTAAGAATGCAGAATTCTGGGCTAATGGTTATAAAACAGATAAGAAAGATGAAAGAAAACGTGCTGCAAACTAA
- a CDS encoding DinB family protein: MYTSISNFIEEWNQEAASTQKVLDALTDESLQQKVSADDRSLGAIAWHIVSSTPGMLIEFGVTVESVQNENSVPTSAREIAETFRNVSANTSKAIGEQWTDETLAEMKNVFGMELQKAATLNMLIKHIVHHRGQMTVLMRQAGLQVPGIYGPSREEWSKMGMEAPSI, encoded by the coding sequence ATGTATACTTCTATCTCGAATTTTATTGAAGAATGGAATCAAGAAGCAGCTTCAACTCAAAAGGTGTTAGATGCATTAACGGATGAATCGCTGCAACAAAAAGTTTCAGCTGACGACCGTTCATTAGGTGCAATTGCATGGCACATTGTTTCCAGTACACCAGGAATGCTGATTGAGTTTGGTGTAACTGTTGAATCGGTACAAAATGAAAACAGTGTTCCAACGTCAGCAAGAGAAATCGCTGAGACTTTTAGAAATGTTAGCGCTAACACAAGTAAAGCGATCGGCGAACAATGGACGGATGAAACCTTAGCTGAAATGAAAAATGTATTTGGAATGGAATTACAAAAGGCAGCGACTCTTAATATGCTCATCAAGCATATTGTTCACCATCGTGGGCAAATGACTGTCCTTATGCGTCAAGCAGGGTTACAGGTTCCTGGAATTTATGGTCCTTCAAGAGAAGAATGGAGCAAAATGGGAATGGAAGCACCGTCTATCTAA
- a CDS encoding serine protease, with amino-acid sequence MDDKDQKQTEEEINWEAFFMPEDDQEWQEEKRKKKKRNKSIVKMVSSLLVLALLISGLEVWINIFNLPAIEFVKVSNQLSKQPEVKEYKKSVVTIEWDGTKGTGFTVTADGFIVTNEHVVARTNRVNVHFKSGDSYAGKVILRNPGIDVAIIDIDAENLPYLPVSNEKGWENWAGEKILFIGNPLAFTQIANEGTIVGKVQLVDWKVPVMMIEAPIYKGNSGSPVLNQNGEVIGVIFATLQNPEIEAKEIVGVAIPSYHIKEIVDKILE; translated from the coding sequence GTGGATGATAAGGATCAAAAACAAACGGAAGAAGAAATAAATTGGGAAGCTTTTTTCATGCCAGAAGATGATCAGGAATGGCAAGAAGAAAAACGGAAGAAGAAAAAGCGAAACAAATCCATTGTAAAAATGGTTAGTTCATTGCTAGTTCTGGCTCTTTTAATAAGCGGTTTAGAGGTGTGGATTAATATTTTCAACCTCCCTGCTATCGAATTTGTTAAAGTATCTAATCAATTATCAAAACAGCCTGAAGTGAAAGAATACAAAAAATCGGTTGTGACAATTGAATGGGACGGAACGAAAGGAACTGGCTTTACCGTTACAGCTGATGGATTCATTGTGACCAATGAACATGTTGTCGCACGAACGAATAGAGTAAATGTTCATTTCAAATCTGGAGATTCATATGCTGGCAAAGTTATCTTGAGGAATCCTGGAATTGATGTTGCGATTATAGATATCGATGCTGAAAACCTCCCTTATCTCCCGGTATCTAATGAAAAAGGCTGGGAAAATTGGGCAGGAGAGAAAATATTATTTATCGGAAATCCGTTAGCTTTTACCCAAATAGCCAACGAAGGCACGATAGTTGGAAAAGTCCAGTTAGTTGACTGGAAGGTTCCGGTAATGATGATTGAAGCCCCTATTTATAAAGGGAACAGTGGCAGCCCAGTCTTGAATCAAAATGGTGAGGTGATTGGTGTCATTTTTGCTACCTTGCAAAATCCTGAAATAGAGGCAAAAGAAATTGTTGGCGTTGCCATCCCTTCCTATCACATAAAGGAAATCGTAGATAAGATACTTGAATAA
- a CDS encoding DUF4145 domain-containing protein has protein sequence MEQKSYFYQFIEPISKELALVARELENSIFSSPRTMLTHARVFVENILQQVITIEQLPHDPRANLKDQLDMLSDKGYLFKEILDALHLVRQSGNQAAHDSRVFRFSEALLSWEALYKIVKWYVEVYGPVDITVPDYQDPSPIMEKRYDMTELEIRLKSLEELLANSVQKLTTETAHAEAAVSIETPSAIEEEVNPGFTPIRTISFNGKHLEVPYFLRDAFLLPQRFDKSETFLIRLGAEQQARIISELPSNLAGLHKHVKRYSEKNDEILFEELRTFIEEEKVRRQLSHERPGELFFFYKADHIVVTEELSKVLLTASEFFGIPSLLRQLNEDQIECVGQLPKELVILAKYENVGIGTVEKLFEQLKKKANEKTGASEPVEESVQTSNKKWDSLYINVKLGKGNTVIRGESVPALWKEGLNWIEDHHLPLHQFVKEGVVLGATDNGKRFAIALQPVHKDKRPFTQKHTYHSKRTETTYYLETKINPKSGLETLAKLLIRLGVEVKIPLLEGTD, from the coding sequence ATGGAACAAAAATCCTACTTCTATCAATTTATTGAGCCTATTTCTAAAGAACTAGCTCTTGTAGCAAGAGAATTAGAAAATAGTATTTTTTCCAGCCCAAGGACCATGCTGACACATGCCCGTGTTTTTGTAGAAAATATTTTGCAGCAGGTGATTACGATAGAACAATTGCCGCATGATCCTCGTGCAAACTTAAAAGATCAACTTGATATGCTTAGCGATAAAGGTTATTTATTTAAAGAAATTCTGGATGCGTTGCATTTAGTGAGGCAAAGTGGAAATCAAGCCGCACATGATTCAAGAGTGTTTCGTTTTTCTGAAGCGCTGCTATCTTGGGAGGCATTATACAAAATCGTTAAATGGTATGTAGAGGTGTATGGTCCAGTAGATATTACCGTTCCGGATTATCAGGATCCATCACCAATAATGGAAAAAAGATATGATATGACTGAACTGGAAATAAGACTCAAGTCACTTGAAGAACTTCTGGCTAATTCAGTTCAAAAGCTCACCACTGAGACTGCACATGCAGAAGCAGCGGTTAGTATTGAAACACCTTCTGCCATTGAGGAAGAGGTAAATCCAGGATTCACTCCTATTCGTACGATATCGTTTAATGGCAAACACCTAGAGGTTCCATACTTTCTTCGGGATGCCTTTTTACTGCCGCAACGATTTGATAAATCCGAAACCTTTCTTATTAGATTAGGTGCTGAGCAACAAGCAAGGATCATAAGTGAATTGCCAAGTAATCTGGCAGGTCTTCACAAACATGTTAAACGATACAGTGAAAAGAATGATGAAATACTGTTTGAAGAGTTAAGAACTTTTATTGAGGAAGAAAAAGTCAGAAGGCAGCTTTCACACGAACGACCAGGGGAATTGTTCTTCTTTTACAAAGCTGACCATATTGTTGTTACAGAGGAACTTTCAAAGGTTCTACTTACCGCATCTGAATTTTTCGGTATTCCGAGCTTATTAAGACAATTAAATGAGGATCAAATTGAATGTGTCGGTCAGCTTCCTAAGGAACTTGTGATTCTGGCAAAATACGAAAATGTTGGTATTGGAACTGTTGAAAAGCTGTTTGAGCAATTGAAGAAAAAAGCCAATGAAAAAACTGGAGCATCTGAGCCGGTAGAGGAGTCCGTTCAAACAAGTAATAAAAAATGGGATTCTTTGTATATCAATGTAAAGCTTGGGAAAGGCAACACGGTTATTCGGGGAGAAAGTGTTCCTGCACTTTGGAAAGAAGGTTTAAATTGGATTGAAGATCACCATCTTCCTCTACATCAATTTGTCAAAGAAGGTGTTGTCCTTGGTGCAACGGATAATGGTAAACGTTTTGCAATAGCACTTCAACCAGTTCATAAAGATAAGAGGCCGTTTACTCAAAAGCATACCTATCATTCTAAACGAACTGAGACTACCTATTATCTTGAAACCAAGATCAATCCTAAATCTGGACTAGAAACCCTCGCCAAACTCCTTATCCGTTTAGGCGTAGAGGTGAAAATTCCATTATTAGAAGGTACTGATTGA
- a CDS encoding aminodeoxychorismate lyase produces MRINLLSSFAAGILISTTICGVVYFSDTTTTTQKASAKSSEKVQLTATQMKDKLESEGYVVQTKEELEKTLQAAKGTETKAAEPKEKAVTQVVVNVADGMTSIDVANVLLQAKLIPDAFKFTQDIEARGLQNALRPGSFTVTSDMSYDQIIATIFTN; encoded by the coding sequence ATGCGAATTAATCTATTGAGCAGCTTTGCAGCAGGAATTTTAATTTCTACCACGATTTGTGGCGTTGTTTATTTTTCTGATACTACTACTACTACTCAAAAAGCTTCTGCCAAATCTTCTGAAAAAGTTCAACTAACTGCAACACAGATGAAAGATAAACTTGAATCTGAAGGATATGTTGTTCAAACGAAGGAAGAACTTGAAAAAACGTTACAAGCTGCAAAAGGTACTGAAACAAAAGCGGCTGAACCAAAAGAAAAGGCTGTAACTCAAGTTGTCGTCAATGTAGCAGATGGAATGACGAGTATTGATGTCGCAAACGTACTTTTACAAGCAAAATTAATCCCTGATGCTTTCAAATTCACTCAGGATATTGAAGCTAGAGGGCTGCAAAACGCTTTACGTCCAGGTTCTTTTACCGTCACTAGCGACATGTCTTACGACCAAATCATCGCGACCATTTTTACAAATTAA
- a CDS encoding multi antimicrobial extrusion protein MatE, whose amino-acid sequence MKKVEENLSMKSLFIFFIPLGLSASLVTISHIIINSTLVRAENSEFILASYAIAMSLFVITERLGNLLRQTCSSLVRDKDSYKLMSHFAFYLIFCLMLVAISVAYTPVGDFIFAKIFGAKVSMVDDIKRIYQVLIFVTIFSALRCLAQGIIIYNRQTKWLTIGMVIRLAAMYLLSLYFIHSGHITGTSGAIIFLIGMMIECFISFIEARSLVRKMPAKHELHIGSKKTILKFYSPLMFSSVIVVMIGPAINISLGKTVNIELAIASYAIALSVTQLILSFFTYIHQIVINFYGEHNTLVKKFTLVVGFVPFILVGVLSFTPLGSIFLEHVIGVNGRLLDASLQVLKVTMLMALVFPFVDYFNGLLMVYKQTKVTIFSQSANFVVTLIALIIGVNFASQWNGSIGAIALSLGFLAELMVVSSFVQAIEGKPMFRIKGLSRAGKNNSV is encoded by the coding sequence ATGAAAAAAGTAGAAGAAAATCTAAGTATGAAATCCTTGTTCATCTTTTTTATCCCATTAGGATTATCTGCGAGCCTTGTGACAATTTCCCATATTATTATCAACAGTACATTAGTTAGAGCAGAAAACTCTGAATTTATTTTGGCAAGTTATGCGATTGCCATGAGTTTGTTTGTTATAACAGAACGGCTAGGAAATTTGCTGCGTCAAACTTGTTCATCATTGGTGAGAGATAAAGATTCCTATAAATTAATGTCCCATTTTGCCTTTTACCTAATCTTTTGTTTAATGTTGGTAGCCATTTCCGTTGCCTATACACCGGTAGGAGATTTTATTTTTGCTAAAATTTTTGGAGCTAAAGTATCGATGGTGGATGATATTAAGCGCATTTACCAAGTACTTATCTTTGTTACGATTTTTTCTGCCCTTCGTTGTTTAGCCCAAGGAATCATTATCTATAACCGACAAACGAAATGGTTAACCATTGGAATGGTGATAAGGCTTGCTGCCATGTATTTGTTGTCTTTATATTTCATTCACAGTGGTCATATTACAGGAACATCTGGTGCAATCATTTTCTTAATTGGGATGATGATTGAATGTTTCATCAGTTTTATTGAAGCGAGGAGTTTAGTTCGCAAAATGCCTGCGAAACATGAGCTACATATAGGGTCTAAGAAAACGATATTAAAATTTTATAGTCCGCTAATGTTTTCTTCTGTTATTGTCGTTATGATTGGCCCTGCAATCAATATTTCTCTAGGGAAAACCGTTAATATTGAACTTGCTATTGCAAGTTACGCCATCGCCTTGAGTGTAACTCAATTGATTTTAAGTTTTTTCACCTATATCCATCAAATTGTCATCAATTTTTATGGAGAACATAATACCCTGGTGAAAAAATTCACACTTGTGGTCGGTTTTGTCCCCTTTATATTAGTGGGGGTATTATCCTTTACTCCGCTAGGAAGTATATTTCTGGAGCATGTGATTGGGGTAAACGGCAGACTGTTAGATGCAAGTTTACAAGTGCTGAAAGTTACGATGTTAATGGCGCTTGTGTTTCCGTTTGTCGATTACTTCAATGGCTTATTGATGGTCTATAAGCAAACAAAAGTAACGATTTTTTCACAGTCAGCGAATTTCGTTGTTACCTTGATTGCGTTAATCATCGGCGTTAATTTTGCCTCACAATGGAATGGATCAATTGGTGCCATAGCACTATCGCTTGGTTTTTTAGCAGAGTTAATGGTTGTCAGCAGTTTTGTCCAGGCAATAGAAGGGAAACCAATGTTTCGAATAAAAGGTTTATCGAGAGCAGGGAAGAATAATAGTGTTTGA
- a CDS encoding MFS transporter, with product METNNHWKRNTILFLGSQTISLFGSALVQYAIMWYITLNTQSGVMMTISIICGFVPTFFLSPFAGVWADRYNRKILIILSDSLIAISTLVLAILFLMGYEALWLLFLMSAIRAIGTGIQGPAVGAILPQLVPEDNLTKVNGINGSIQALIMLVAPMVSAALLTMASMEAIFFIDVVTAAIAVFILLTFLHIPIHAKAAEKQTTSYFSDLKQGFIYIQNHAFVKKFFVFFAFFFVLAAPVAFLTPLQVTRSFGDDVWRLTAIEITFSIGMMLGGVFMASWGGFKNKIHTMTLAALVMGACTFALGVVPNFWIYIIFMGIVGVAMPIFNTPSTVLLQEKVEGDYLGRVFGVLGMISTSMMPLGMLIFGPIADIIDIEWLLIGTGLLMFIQGFFLVGSKVLLEAGKPVVKESTN from the coding sequence ATGGAAACAAATAATCATTGGAAAAGAAATACGATTCTCTTTTTAGGGAGTCAAACGATATCGCTTTTTGGATCAGCCTTGGTACAGTATGCGATTATGTGGTACATCACCTTGAACACTCAGTCAGGTGTGATGATGACGATTTCCATAATCTGTGGATTTGTTCCAACCTTTTTTCTTTCTCCATTTGCAGGGGTTTGGGCAGATCGCTACAATCGAAAAATCCTGATTATCCTATCAGATTCCTTAATAGCCATTTCAACTCTTGTTTTAGCCATTCTGTTTTTAATGGGGTACGAGGCACTTTGGTTATTATTTCTTATGTCAGCGATTCGGGCGATAGGTACAGGTATTCAAGGTCCGGCGGTTGGAGCTATTCTTCCTCAGTTAGTTCCAGAGGATAATCTCACAAAAGTGAACGGAATAAATGGCAGTATCCAAGCACTTATTATGCTGGTAGCGCCTATGGTAAGTGCAGCACTTCTGACGATGGCTTCAATGGAAGCAATCTTCTTTATAGATGTAGTCACTGCAGCAATCGCGGTTTTTATCTTACTCACCTTTTTGCATATTCCAATCCATGCAAAGGCTGCAGAAAAGCAAACAACCAGCTATTTCAGCGACTTGAAACAAGGGTTTATCTATATTCAAAATCACGCTTTTGTTAAAAAGTTTTTTGTGTTTTTTGCGTTTTTCTTTGTATTGGCTGCACCGGTAGCTTTTCTAACTCCACTACAGGTCACGCGGAGTTTTGGTGATGACGTGTGGCGATTAACAGCCATCGAAATTACGTTCTCGATTGGAATGATGCTGGGTGGGGTGTTCATGGCTTCATGGGGAGGATTTAAAAACAAGATTCATACCATGACGCTAGCCGCCCTTGTGATGGGTGCTTGTACTTTCGCACTCGGTGTTGTCCCTAATTTTTGGATTTATATCATTTTCATGGGAATCGTAGGAGTTGCGATGCCGATCTTTAATACACCATCCACAGTTCTTTTACAAGAGAAGGTAGAAGGAGATTATCTTGGAAGAGTCTTTGGTGTTTTAGGAATGATTTCAACTTCCATGATGCCACTAGGGATGCTCATTTTTGGACCAATCGCAGACATTATCGATATTGAATGGCTGCTAATCGGAACCGGTCTGCTTATGTTCATACAAGGATTCTTCTTAGTTGGCAGTAAGGTCCTTCTTGAGGCAGGCAAACCAGTTGTCAAAGAAAGCACCAATTAG